The Rhodocytophaga rosea genome has a segment encoding these proteins:
- the dgoD gene encoding galactonate dehydratase, which translates to MTSSNKNSSVSRRSAIQSVLGVVGLGMTLPTASYASEFSHIQYKEKVKITKLETFLVKPRWIFLKIHTDASVIGLGEPLLEGRALTIQTAIKEIEPYLIGKDPRHIIHHWQAIYRHAFYRGGPILTSALSGIDQALWDIKGKLLGIPVYELLGGPTRDRVRVYGRASSPEDMKKRMSEGYKTIKTGVAHEQPSRMVENPKFIQYAVDNFAALRQTSGKEMDIGIDFHGAIPPQVSKVLIKELEPFHPMFIEEPVQAQNVDVLADIARGTHLPIATGERIFTKWGFREILEKRAASILQPDLCHAGGITEGRLIAGMAEAYYVPIAPHNPMGPISLASGLHLAASIPNFLVQEQVSLGEGYLKKPFKLEKDGNVLIPTGPGLGIELDENLLADKIGHDWKNPESYDPRDGSVVDW; encoded by the coding sequence ATGACATCCTCAAATAAAAACTCCAGTGTATCCCGTCGTAGTGCTATACAATCTGTGTTAGGGGTGGTCGGGCTGGGAATGACCTTGCCCACTGCTTCGTATGCCTCGGAATTCAGCCACATTCAATACAAGGAGAAGGTAAAGATCACTAAACTGGAAACCTTTCTGGTTAAACCCAGGTGGATTTTTTTGAAGATTCATACAGATGCCAGCGTGATTGGCTTGGGAGAACCGCTGCTTGAAGGCCGAGCGCTTACGATACAAACTGCCATTAAAGAAATTGAGCCATATTTGATTGGGAAAGATCCCAGGCATATTATCCATCACTGGCAGGCCATTTACCGGCATGCTTTTTACCGGGGTGGTCCTATACTTACCAGCGCCTTAAGTGGGATTGACCAGGCCTTGTGGGATATCAAAGGTAAACTTCTGGGTATTCCAGTATATGAACTTCTCGGCGGACCTACCCGTGACCGGGTTCGTGTATATGGCCGGGCTAGCTCTCCGGAAGACATGAAGAAAAGAATGAGCGAAGGGTATAAAACGATTAAAACGGGAGTTGCTCATGAACAACCTTCCCGCATGGTGGAGAATCCTAAATTTATTCAGTACGCCGTGGATAATTTTGCTGCGCTCAGGCAAACATCCGGCAAGGAAATGGACATAGGTATTGATTTTCACGGCGCTATTCCTCCGCAGGTATCTAAGGTGCTTATTAAAGAACTGGAACCTTTTCATCCCATGTTTATTGAAGAACCTGTGCAGGCGCAGAATGTAGATGTACTAGCCGATATTGCCCGTGGAACCCATCTGCCCATAGCTACTGGTGAAAGAATATTTACCAAGTGGGGTTTCCGGGAAATCCTTGAGAAAAGGGCTGCCAGTATTTTGCAACCTGATCTTTGTCATGCTGGAGGTATCACGGAAGGCCGTTTAATAGCTGGTATGGCTGAAGCCTATTATGTGCCAATTGCCCCTCATAATCCAATGGGGCCTATTTCGCTTGCCTCCGGCCTGCATTTGGCCGCCAGTATTCCCAATTTCCTGGTACAAGAGCAGGTATCCTTAGGAGAGGGGTATTTAAAGAAACCATTCAAACTCGAAAAAGATGGAAATGTGTTAATTCCCACAGGGCCTGGCCTGGGTATTGAGCTGGATGAAAACCTGTTAGCCGATAAAATCGGACATGACTGGAAAAATCCTGAATCGTATGATCCCAGGGATGGTTCGGTAGTAGACTGGTAA